The window CAATCGTCACTGGAAAGAGGCAATCCGGGTACAGCAGGGCCCCCGCCATTGCAAAATGTTGTCCCTGACCCAACGGCCCCGCCGGAGCCAGCAAACCGGGAATATAACCGGATAGGTGCCCCAACAACCCCTCCCGCTCCCGGAAGCGGGCCCGCAAATCCGCGACGGTATGAATGCCCATCCCCGCCAGGGATCCATCCAAAAACATGGCGGCATAGAAGCCCGGCGCATGGTGACCGACTTCGGTGGGGATATTCTTATGACCCAAATACACCAAAGCCGCGTAGGCTTCCGCTTGGCTGGCAAACCCGCCCGGATGGCCTGAGGCTTTGCTGGCGGTCATCTGTAGGACCAGGTACCGCAGCGCATCGGCATAGAGCAAGGTTTGATAGGCTGCCGCTCGACTGCTGGGATCCGTCAGCTTGCCGGTGCTGACATCTACCGCAGGGGTCTGGCCCAACTGCTCAAACTCTGGCCAGGGATCCCCGAAGTACTGGATTCCCTCACAAAAGGCCGGGATCTGAGTGGTTGCATCCTGAGCCAGTGTCATCAGAACAGCCTCGCTTGACTCGCGTGAATTTCCTCCTCACTGTAAACCTGATCGCGTCAGTCGTGAGAAGCTGAAGGTTGACTGCCCTACCGCGAAAGGGATCCCTCCCCTTGGCACAAACAGGTGGGTTATTTGGGGGCGGCAGTTCCTCTCATTTCACTTCTCCCTTAGCTTCTCTCCATGTCCCTTTCTCCTCATCTGGCGGCGTTTCTGGCCAACCAGCCCCATCCGCCCAAAATCGAGGCTCCCTCCACGGTTGCTGAACTGGCTGAGATCCTAAAAGAGCACTCAGAAAGCCACTTAGGACAGACCCTGTGGGTGGCGGGGAACGGCAGTAAGTTGAGCTGGGGCAATCCGACGGGTTCTGTGGATCTGCTCGTCAGCACGCGGGGTTTGCATCGCTTAATCAACCATGCGGCTGCCGACCTCACCGTCACTGTGGAGGCGGGCATGCCCCTCATGGAATTGCAGCGGATCCTGGCGGAAAAAGGGCAATGGTGGCCGGTGGATCCCCTGTACCCCGACTGGGCCACCTTGGGCGGGATCCTCGCCACAGCCGATACGGGTTCCCTGCGACAGCGCTATGGCGGGATCCGGGACTTAATTTTGGGGATCACCTTTGTGCGCGCGGATGGGGAAGTGGCCAAAGCCGGCGGACGGGTGGTGAAAAATGTGGCGGGATACGACCTGATGAAGCTGTTCACCGGATCCCTGGGCAGTTTGGGCATCGTGACCCAGGTGAGCTTGCGGCTTTATCCTCTCCCGGCGGCACAGGGTTGCCTCAGGGGGACGGGATCCCTGATGGTGTTGGAGGAGTTCTGTCAGCAGCTTTTGCGGGCCAAGGTCAGCCCGGTTGGGTTGGACCTGGGGCTGGATGGGGGCGAACCGTATGTAGCGATCCTCTTTCATGGCTCAGAGCGGGTCATTGCCGAGCAGATGGCCCAAACGCGATTTCTGGGTGAGGCCCTCCATTGGCAGGAAGAAGTCAAAGAAGGGTTAGCAGCGACAACCGAAGTGGGGCGGGGTTTGATGACTTTACAGCCCAGTTCAACTCGTTCAGAAACTGTGCTGATGAAATTCGGCTGTTTGCCCAACCGGAGCCTCGGGATTTTGCAACAGTTTCAAGCCCTTTTTCCCGGCTGTTGGGTGCAACTGCACCGGGGCTGTGGCCTGGGACGAGCTTGGGTAGTCAACCCAGAAGGGGGATCCCTAGAACAACTGCAACAGCACTTAAAGTCGGCTGGTGGTTTTCTCACGCTGCTGGAAGCTCCACCCCCGTTAAAAGCAGCCCTTGCCCAAGACCTTGGCCCCACCGGGATCCTCATGGACAAACTTCGTCAGCAATTTGACCCTGCCCGTACCTTTGGCTTGCGGCTCCCTGTGGTCAGTAGCGACAGCCTACAAAGCCCCGAAGCGAGCCGGTAAGGGGATCCCGAGCATTTCCAACAATTTTTGCGCGGCATCTTGCCCTGATAGCCAAGCCCCTTCTATACGGCCCCCCGCACACCAATCTCCAGCACAGACCAGTGGCAACCCGACAGCGTCCGAGGCGGAAACACGGGTTCCCAGGCTGGCCAGCCCCATGGTTTCAACAGGTAGAGAGTAGCGCCAGCGGTGCACCTGCATCCATTCCGGTGTGGCTAACTCAGGTTGAACCCGTTTGGCGGCATGG is drawn from Thermostichus vulcanus str. 'Rupite' and contains these coding sequences:
- a CDS encoding FAD-binding oxidoreductase, whose product is MSLSPHLAAFLANQPHPPKIEAPSTVAELAEILKEHSESHLGQTLWVAGNGSKLSWGNPTGSVDLLVSTRGLHRLINHAAADLTVTVEAGMPLMELQRILAEKGQWWPVDPLYPDWATLGGILATADTGSLRQRYGGIRDLILGITFVRADGEVAKAGGRVVKNVAGYDLMKLFTGSLGSLGIVTQVSLRLYPLPAAQGCLRGTGSLMVLEEFCQQLLRAKVSPVGLDLGLDGGEPYVAILFHGSERVIAEQMAQTRFLGEALHWQEEVKEGLAATTEVGRGLMTLQPSSTRSETVLMKFGCLPNRSLGILQQFQALFPGCWVQLHRGCGLGRAWVVNPEGGSLEQLQQHLKSAGGFLTLLEAPPPLKAALAQDLGPTGILMDKLRQQFDPARTFGLRLPVVSSDSLQSPEASR